In one window of Camelina sativa cultivar DH55 chromosome 15, Cs, whole genome shotgun sequence DNA:
- the LOC104747187 gene encoding glycine-rich cell wall structural protein-like, which translates to MVKPESEETVQPEGYGGHGGGGGGHYGGGGGGGHYGGGGGHGHGGGGHGLDGYNGGHGGHGGGYNGGGGHGGGGYSGGGGHGGGGHHGGGGHGLNEPVQTKPGV; encoded by the coding sequence ATGGTGAAGCCGGAGAGTGAAGAAACAGTTCAACCTGAAGGTTATGGCGGTCacggaggaggaggcggaggacactacggaggaggaggaggcggaggacattacggaggaggaggaggccacGGACATGGAGGAGGAGGCCACGGACTTGACGGATACAACGGAGGACATGGTGGACACGGAGGAGGATACAACGGAGGAGGAGGTcacggaggaggaggatacagCGGAGGAGGAGGCCACGGAGGTGGAGGACACCACGGAGGAGGAGGCCACGGGCTTAACGAACCTGTTCAGACTAAGCCCGGTGTTTAA